One window from the genome of Pseudomonas fluorescens encodes:
- a CDS encoding DUF4105 domain-containing protein: MRRFAAWLAAGVLLLTGSMAQAGLQLHLNVEGLSPAQQQASQALLDEAMQALPPRFIERLDRRIDVGWTDQMPANAYGQASLVSQLDLNSNLLDSLVDGSAATQKTHRPHGTVRREMLATVLHELTHIYDRSRLWPETERALIQRCTRRNSSAGLIGLPDECRGQNDRRFTLSDDPRLLDLAGWPQYVGRRGEREQHNRQVARSPDLYETSSPKEFVAVNMEYFLLDSSYACRRPALYRYYQEHFGWAPAAKDTCAQSFAFLNAGNDFAKTPLGKVDPERVYAIDYLLAEANQNWVSRWGHSMLRLVICAPGRPRGPDCRLDLDQHLVLSYRAFVGDVQLSSWDGLVGKYPSRLFVLPLAQVIDEYTKTELRSLASVPLNLSRTEIEETVEHAAEMHWSYDGNYYFLSNNCAVESLKLLRSGSNNEQLKGLDSIMPNGLLEVLKGRGLADTSVLDDPKEALRLGYRFDSFRERYQAMFDVLKKYLPIKQQTVEDWLALDAAERRVWFEQADLRTSAALLLLEQASYRRQLLLAQDEVKQRYLGARELQNGGMERANATLQQILANSGFLSRPAELLGSSGYGLPQPSEWQRLESESSLRQKQLQTLTGDLDKEVRALLEPSRAAEIAASEANVKEIGEHLRKLHKAGGGLELP, from the coding sequence GTGAGGCGGTTCGCCGCCTGGCTGGCGGCCGGGGTCTTGCTGCTCACGGGCAGCATGGCCCAGGCCGGCCTGCAATTGCACCTCAACGTCGAAGGCCTGAGCCCGGCGCAACAGCAGGCCAGCCAGGCACTGCTCGATGAAGCCATGCAGGCCCTGCCGCCGCGCTTCATCGAGCGGCTGGACCGGCGCATCGATGTCGGCTGGACCGACCAGATGCCGGCCAATGCCTACGGCCAGGCCTCGCTGGTGTCGCAACTGGACCTCAATAGCAACCTGCTCGACAGCCTTGTCGACGGCAGCGCCGCGACGCAAAAGACCCATCGCCCCCACGGCACCGTGCGCCGGGAAATGCTCGCCACGGTCCTGCACGAACTGACCCACATCTATGATCGCTCGCGTCTATGGCCAGAGACCGAACGCGCACTGATCCAGCGTTGCACTCGACGCAACAGCAGCGCCGGGTTGATCGGTCTTCCCGATGAATGCCGGGGCCAGAACGACCGCCGTTTCACCCTCAGCGATGATCCTCGCTTGTTGGACCTCGCCGGCTGGCCACAATACGTCGGCCGTCGCGGCGAACGGGAACAGCACAACCGCCAGGTCGCCCGCAGCCCGGATCTCTATGAAACGAGCAGCCCCAAGGAGTTCGTCGCGGTCAACATGGAGTACTTCCTCCTGGACTCCAGCTATGCCTGCCGACGCCCCGCCCTGTATCGCTATTACCAGGAACACTTCGGTTGGGCCCCCGCCGCCAAGGACACCTGCGCCCAATCGTTCGCCTTCCTCAACGCCGGAAACGATTTCGCCAAGACACCGCTGGGCAAGGTCGATCCGGAACGGGTCTATGCCATCGATTACCTGCTGGCCGAGGCCAATCAGAACTGGGTGAGCCGCTGGGGCCACAGCATGCTCCGGCTGGTGATCTGCGCACCGGGCCGCCCACGTGGCCCGGACTGCCGACTGGATCTGGACCAACACCTGGTGCTGTCATACCGCGCCTTCGTGGGCGATGTGCAGTTGTCGAGCTGGGACGGGCTGGTCGGCAAATACCCGTCGCGCCTGTTCGTATTGCCGTTGGCCCAGGTGATCGACGAATACACCAAGACCGAGCTGCGCAGCCTGGCATCGGTGCCGCTGAACCTGTCACGCACCGAGATCGAGGAAACGGTCGAGCACGCCGCCGAAATGCACTGGAGCTACGACGGCAACTATTACTTCCTGTCCAATAACTGCGCCGTGGAGAGCTTGAAACTGTTGCGCAGCGGCAGCAATAACGAGCAACTCAAGGGCCTGGACAGCATCATGCCCAACGGCCTGCTGGAGGTACTCAAGGGCCGGGGCCTGGCGGATACCAGCGTGCTGGATGATCCCAAGGAAGCCTTGCGGCTGGGCTACCGCTTCGACTCATTCCGCGAGCGGTACCAGGCGATGTTCGATGTGCTGAAGAAGTATCTGCCGATCAAGCAACAAACGGTGGAAGACTGGCTGGCCCTCGACGCCGCCGAACGCCGGGTCTGGTTCGAACAGGCCGACCTGCGCACCAGCGCGGCGTTGTTGCTGCTGGAACAGGCCAGTTATCGCCGGCAATTGTTGTTGGCGCAGGATGAAGTCAAACAGCGCTACCTGGGTGCCCGTGAATTGCAGAACGGCGGGATGGAAAGGGCCAATGCGACGCTGCAGCAGATCCTCGCCAACAGCGGTTTCCTGAGCCGTCCGGCCGAACTGTTGGGCAGCAGTGGCTACGGCTTGCCGCAACCCAGCGAATGGCAACGCTTGGAATCGGAAAGCAGCTTACGGCAGAAACAACTGCAAACGCTGACAGGCGATCTGGACAAGGAAGTCCGGGCATTGCTCGAACCGAGCCGCGCGGCTGAAATTGCGGCGAGCGAGGCCAATGTGAAAGAGATTGGCGAGCATTTGCGCAAGCTGCACAAGGCCGGGGGCGGGTTGGAGCTGCCTTGA